The following proteins come from a genomic window of Neptunomonas concharum:
- the iscA gene encoding iron-sulfur cluster assembly protein IscA has translation MAITMTPAAAEHVARFIEKRGSGFGIRIGVRTSGCSGMAYVLEFVDQKDEDDQVFSADKGVNIVIDPKSLAYLDGTELDFVKEGLNEGFKFNNPNVRSECGCGESFNV, from the coding sequence ATGGCTATTACAATGACCCCGGCTGCAGCAGAGCATGTCGCTCGATTCATTGAGAAACGAGGTTCAGGATTTGGCATTCGCATTGGTGTAAGGACATCAGGTTGTTCTGGTATGGCGTATGTGCTGGAATTTGTTGATCAAAAGGATGAGGATGATCAAGTTTTTAGTGCAGATAAAGGCGTCAATATTGTTATTGATCCTAAAAGCTTGGCTTACCTGGATGGTACTGAGTTGGACTTCGTAAAAGAAGGTCTTAATGAAGGCTTTAAGTTCAACAATCCTAACGTGCGTAGTGAGTGCGGTTGCGGCGAAAGTTTTAATGTTTAA
- the iscU gene encoding Fe-S cluster assembly scaffold IscU: MAYSEEVIDHYENPRNVGKMDDSDSHVGTGMVGAPACGDVMRLQIKVSDDGIIEDAKFKTYGCGSAIASSSLVTEWVKGMTLEQAAGLKNTQIADQLALPPVKIHCSVLAEDAIKAAIDDYKKKQS; encoded by the coding sequence ATGGCTTATAGTGAAGAAGTAATCGATCATTACGAAAATCCGCGTAACGTCGGTAAAATGGATGATTCAGACTCGCATGTGGGTACGGGCATGGTTGGTGCGCCAGCATGTGGTGATGTTATGCGCTTGCAGATTAAAGTAAGCGATGACGGTATTATTGAGGATGCAAAGTTTAAGACCTACGGGTGTGGCTCAGCTATCGCTTCCAGCTCACTGGTAACTGAGTGGGTAAAAGGGATGACACTGGAGCAGGCTGCTGGCTTAAAGAATACGCAGATTGCTGATCAGCTCGCTTTGCCTCCTGTAAAAATTCACTGCTCTGTACTTGCAGAAGATGCAATTAAAGCAGCGATTGATGACTACAAGAAAAAGCAGTCATAA
- a CDS encoding IscS subfamily cysteine desulfurase encodes MKLPIYFDYSATTPVDPRVAEKMVECLTLEGNFGNPASRSHLFGWKAEEAVETARRQVADLVNADPREIVWTSGATESDNLAVKGVAHFYQKKGKHIITSKIEHKAVLDPCRQLEREGFEVTYLDPDSDGLISPEKVAEAFRDDTILVSLMHVNNEIGTITDIEAIGEMTRERGIIFHVDAAQSAGKVDIDLSRLKVDLMSFSAHKAYGPKGIGALYVRRKPRIRLEAMMHGGGHERGMRSGTLPTHQIVGMGEAFHLAKMELAADNQKMLALRDRLWAGLKDMEEVHVNGSFDQRVPANLNVSFAFVEGESLLMSLKDLAVSSGSACTSASLEPSYVLRALGLSDELAHSSIRFSFGRFTTNEEIDFAIEQIKVAVHKLRELSPLWDMYKDGVDLSKVEWVHH; translated from the coding sequence ATGAAATTACCGATCTATTTTGATTATTCTGCGACTACCCCGGTTGATCCGCGCGTGGCCGAAAAAATGGTTGAGTGTCTAACGTTGGAAGGGAACTTTGGTAACCCGGCGTCTCGCTCCCATCTGTTTGGTTGGAAAGCTGAAGAAGCAGTTGAAACGGCGCGCAGACAGGTCGCTGATTTAGTGAATGCAGACCCTCGTGAGATCGTTTGGACATCGGGCGCTACTGAGTCTGATAATTTAGCGGTTAAAGGTGTAGCTCACTTTTATCAGAAAAAAGGCAAGCATATTATTACTTCGAAAATCGAGCATAAGGCGGTGTTAGACCCTTGTCGCCAGTTGGAGCGAGAAGGCTTTGAAGTGACCTATCTTGATCCTGATTCTGATGGTTTGATTAGTCCTGAAAAAGTGGCTGAGGCTTTCCGTGACGATACAATTCTTGTTTCGCTTATGCATGTGAATAACGAGATTGGCACTATTACTGATATTGAAGCTATTGGTGAAATGACGCGTGAAAGAGGCATCATTTTCCATGTTGATGCGGCTCAAAGTGCCGGAAAGGTTGATATTGACTTGTCTCGTTTAAAAGTGGATTTGATGTCTTTTAGCGCGCACAAAGCCTATGGGCCTAAAGGTATTGGTGCGTTGTATGTGCGCCGTAAACCACGTATTCGTTTAGAGGCAATGATGCATGGCGGTGGTCATGAAAGAGGTATGCGTTCGGGTACGCTGCCGACTCATCAGATTGTTGGAATGGGTGAAGCTTTTCATTTAGCTAAAATGGAGCTGGCGGCTGATAACCAGAAAATGTTGGCTTTGCGGGATCGCTTGTGGGCTGGTCTCAAAGATATGGAAGAAGTTCATGTCAATGGCTCCTTTGATCAGCGTGTGCCAGCTAACTTAAATGTTAGTTTTGCCTTTGTTGAAGGTGAATCTTTGTTGATGTCGCTTAAAGATTTAGCAGTTTCTTCGGGGTCTGCTTGTACATCCGCAAGCCTTGAGCCTTCTTATGTACTGCGCGCATTGGGTTTGAGTGATGAGTTGGCGCATAGTTCTATTCGTTTCTCTTTTGGGCGCTTTACCACTAATGAAGAGATCGATTTTGCGATCGAGCAGATTAAAGTAGCAGTGCATAAGCTGCGAGAGTTGTCGCCTTTGTGGGATATGTACAAAGACGGTGTGGATTTAAGCAAGGTGGAATGGGTTCATCATTAA
- the iscR gene encoding Fe-S cluster assembly transcriptional regulator IscR: MRLTTKGRYAVTAMLDLALHEGRGPISLADISERQGISLSYLEQLFAKLRRNDLVKSVRGPGGGYQLNHEQCAISVAQVIDAVNESVEATGCDRQGDCQSGETCLTHHLWCDLSNQIHAFLNGISLADLVARNDVREVAARQDRRQTGKVFLTSVDSLLNDKAAV; the protein is encoded by the coding sequence ATGAGGCTAACAACAAAAGGGCGTTATGCTGTTACGGCAATGCTTGATTTAGCTCTTCATGAAGGGCGGGGTCCTATCAGTCTGGCGGATATATCGGAGCGGCAAGGGATCTCTTTGTCCTACCTTGAGCAGTTGTTTGCTAAGTTGCGCAGGAATGATCTTGTTAAGAGTGTACGAGGCCCGGGCGGTGGTTACCAGCTTAACCATGAGCAGTGCGCGATTAGTGTGGCTCAGGTTATCGATGCGGTAAATGAGTCTGTTGAAGCAACGGGTTGTGATCGGCAAGGGGACTGCCAAAGTGGCGAAACTTGTTTGACGCACCATTTGTGGTGTGACCTTAGTAACCAAATACACGCATTTTTGAATGGTATCTCGCTGGCTGATTTGGTGGCGAGAAATGATGTTCGTGAAGTAGCAGCAAGGCAGGATAGACGTCAGACCGGTAAGGTTTTTCTGACCTCTGTAGACTCTCTTTTGAATGATAAAGCTGCTGTATAA
- a CDS encoding RNA methyltransferase — protein MNLENIRIVLVNTTHPGNIGAVARAMKNMGLSQLYLVEPKLFPSSEADARASGATDILASATVTLTLEEAVADASLVVGTSARGRHIPWPIMDPHQLAGVVASAGQQQVAIVFGREDRGLTNEELQICHHHVHIPSVESFSSLNVAAAVQVVAYELRMAFLRQSDAAKQAPQWGTPWDIELAEHRELELMFEHLESVLVEVEFLDPENPRQLMPRLRRLLQRAMPDKVEVNVLRGILTSVQKKSRSR, from the coding sequence ATGAATCTTGAAAATATTCGTATTGTTTTGGTAAATACGACCCATCCGGGCAATATTGGCGCTGTAGCGCGTGCGATGAAAAACATGGGTTTGAGTCAGCTTTACTTGGTCGAGCCTAAGCTCTTTCCTTCCAGTGAGGCTGATGCTAGGGCGTCCGGTGCGACAGATATTTTGGCTTCTGCAACGGTAACCTTGACGCTTGAAGAGGCTGTGGCAGATGCCAGTCTGGTAGTTGGCACAAGCGCGAGAGGCAGGCATATACCTTGGCCAATTATGGATCCTCATCAGCTGGCGGGTGTGGTTGCAAGTGCTGGGCAGCAGCAGGTGGCAATTGTTTTTGGTCGTGAGGATCGTGGGCTTACGAATGAGGAGCTGCAAATTTGTCATCATCATGTGCACATTCCTTCAGTGGAGTCCTTTAGTTCATTGAATGTGGCAGCAGCAGTTCAGGTGGTGGCTTATGAATTGAGAATGGCTTTTTTGCGTCAATCTGATGCGGCAAAGCAGGCGCCACAGTGGGGGACTCCATGGGATATAGAACTGGCTGAGCACCGTGAATTGGAGTTGATGTTTGAGCACTTGGAATCTGTTTTGGTTGAAGTGGAGTTTCTTGATCCTGAGAACCCGCGTCAATTAATGCCGCGTCTGAGGCGTCTTCTGCAAAGAGCTATGCCTGATAAGGTTGAGGTCAATGTGCTTCGCGGTATTCTAACAAGTGTCCAGAAAAAATCCCGTTCTCGCTAA
- a CDS encoding inositol monophosphatase family protein, producing the protein MQPMLNIALRAARLSGEQIARAAERLDLIKSEQSSVTDFLKETAIKAEQTIAYTIQKAYPAHALRGEYSGDFPALEEKGDITWHINPIDSVSNFSNGLPAFAVCLSAIQKGRVEHALILNPLTGEEFTASRGQGAQLNGRRIRVSNKRTLEQAIVGTSFLNTKKEKAHFDTFKKFLCNIQAADGMLHNGGSAALNMAYTAAGRMDGFLQINLSTDTLEAGALLIQEAGGLIGDFSGGNNFRTSGNTVAGNPKIFKALLQSIRPAVEG; encoded by the coding sequence ATGCAACCCATGCTAAATATCGCTTTGAGGGCCGCGCGACTCTCAGGAGAACAGATCGCACGCGCCGCCGAGCGCCTTGATCTGATCAAATCAGAACAGTCCAGCGTGACCGACTTTTTGAAAGAGACAGCAATTAAAGCAGAACAAACGATTGCTTACACTATTCAAAAAGCCTATCCCGCCCACGCATTGCGCGGTGAGTATTCAGGCGACTTTCCAGCCCTGGAAGAGAAAGGCGACATCACTTGGCACATCAACCCAATTGACAGCGTGTCAAACTTTAGCAATGGCTTACCCGCTTTTGCTGTCTGCCTATCTGCCATTCAGAAGGGACGGGTTGAACACGCACTGATTCTCAACCCACTCACGGGCGAGGAGTTTACAGCAAGCCGTGGGCAAGGGGCCCAACTCAACGGTAGGCGCATACGCGTCAGCAATAAGCGCACGCTGGAACAGGCTATTGTCGGCACCAGCTTCTTAAACACCAAAAAAGAAAAAGCTCACTTCGATACTTTCAAAAAGTTTCTTTGTAATATCCAAGCCGCAGACGGCATGCTTCACAACGGCGGTTCTGCTGCATTGAATATGGCCTACACTGCTGCTGGGCGAATGGACGGCTTTTTACAAATCAACCTAAGTACTGACACCCTAGAGGCAGGCGCATTACTGATTCAAGAAGCTGGCGGATTAATCGGCGACTTTAGTGGCGGTAACAATTTTCGAACCTCAGGTAATACCGTCGCAGGTAACCCTAAAATCTTTAAGGCACTGCTTCAATCCATCAGACCCGCTGTAGAAGGTTAA
- a CDS encoding adenylosuccinate synthase, with protein MGKNVVVLGTQWGDEGKGKIVDLLTERVSAVARFQGGHNAGHTLVIDGQKTVLHLIPSGILRDNVLCLIGNGVVLSPEALLKEMRGLEEAGVPVRERLRLSPACPLILPYHVALDQARELARGNAKIGTTGRGIGPAYEDKVARRGLRLADLMNAERFESKLREVMAYHNFTLKNYYQVEEVDVEAVLAEALEMAEELRPLVADVTAILHEKRKQGDSIMFEGAQGSLLDIDHGTYPYVTSSNTTAGGTSTGSGFGPLYLDYILGITKAYTTRVGGGPFPTELGCEVGQRLAERGHEFGATTGRARRCGWFDAVALKHAIQINSVSGICLTKLDVLDGLETIRICVGYRDPEGNLVETLTGSEDYEMVEPIYVDVPGWSDSTVGAKTLEELPQAARDYITRLEELIEAPIDIISTGPDRVETIVLRDPFEA; from the coding sequence ATGGGCAAGAACGTAGTTGTTTTAGGCACTCAATGGGGCGATGAAGGCAAGGGTAAAATTGTCGATTTGCTTACTGAGCGAGTATCCGCTGTAGCGCGCTTTCAAGGCGGGCATAATGCTGGGCATACACTAGTAATTGATGGGCAAAAAACAGTCCTTCATTTGATTCCTTCAGGTATTTTGCGTGATAACGTACTCTGCCTAATCGGTAATGGTGTGGTTTTATCACCTGAAGCCTTATTGAAAGAGATGAGAGGTTTGGAGGAGGCTGGTGTTCCAGTGCGTGAGCGCTTGCGTCTAAGCCCAGCTTGTCCTTTGATTCTTCCCTACCATGTCGCTTTGGATCAGGCGCGTGAACTGGCAAGAGGTAATGCCAAGATAGGTACAACAGGTCGAGGTATTGGGCCGGCCTATGAAGATAAAGTGGCGCGTCGAGGTCTGCGTTTGGCGGATCTGATGAATGCGGAGCGCTTTGAATCCAAACTTCGTGAAGTCATGGCCTATCACAACTTTACCCTGAAAAATTACTATCAGGTTGAAGAGGTTGATGTGGAAGCTGTTTTGGCAGAAGCTCTGGAAATGGCGGAAGAGTTGCGTCCTCTGGTTGCAGATGTAACTGCGATATTGCATGAGAAGCGCAAGCAGGGTGATAGTATCATGTTTGAGGGGGCTCAAGGCTCTTTGTTGGATATTGACCATGGTACGTACCCTTATGTAACCTCTTCTAACACTACTGCAGGTGGTACTTCCACTGGATCTGGGTTTGGCCCTCTTTATCTGGATTATATCTTGGGTATTACTAAGGCTTATACAACGCGTGTAGGCGGAGGTCCTTTCCCAACAGAGTTAGGTTGTGAAGTGGGGCAGCGCTTGGCTGAGAGAGGGCATGAGTTCGGAGCTACCACGGGGCGTGCTCGTCGTTGTGGTTGGTTTGATGCTGTTGCCCTTAAGCATGCGATTCAGATTAACTCCGTTTCCGGTATCTGTTTAACAAAGCTTGATGTATTAGATGGGCTTGAGACAATCCGGATTTGTGTAGGTTATCGTGATCCTGAAGGGAATCTGGTTGAAACATTAACAGGTAGCGAAGACTATGAAATGGTCGAACCTATTTATGTTGATGTGCCGGGTTGGAGTGACTCAACGGTGGGTGCGAAGACTCTTGAAGAGTTACCTCAGGCAGCGCGTGACTATATCACTCGTCTTGAAGAATTGATTGAGGCGCCAATCGATATTATATCTACAGGTCCTGATCGTGTTGAAACAATAGTGTTGCGGGACCCATTTGAAGCTTAA
- a CDS encoding ATP phosphoribosyltransferase regulatory subunit, giving the protein MALADRWLLPDGVKEMLPPHAHQVEALRRKLLDLYDSWGYELVMPPLMEHLESLMTGVGKDLDLTTFKLVDQLTGHTLGIRADITPQVARIDAHRMHVQGANRLCYCGSVLHTYPANMLASRNPLQVGAELYGHAGIESDIEVISLMIETLYVSGLKDELSLDLGHVGIFQGLIEEARLDPAVTAQYMELLQRKALPELDQFLNELEADARLIDKLAELPKLNGGMEVLVRARRLFGESHSMITDAVTYLERLAEMLQRRYPSIDLYFDLGELRGYNYHTGVVFSALTPVFGQAVAKGGRYDAIGKDFGRARPATGFSADLKTLASLASGDQKLRSAILAPADDDMALMAMMQNLRSQGERVVQQLPGDAAQNAVAFNRKLVKQGEEWVVAAL; this is encoded by the coding sequence ATGGCATTGGCTGATCGCTGGTTACTTCCTGATGGCGTTAAAGAGATGTTGCCACCACATGCTCATCAGGTAGAAGCGCTACGTCGTAAATTGCTGGATCTATATGACAGCTGGGGCTACGAATTAGTGATGCCACCCTTGATGGAGCATCTCGAATCGTTAATGACCGGCGTTGGTAAAGACCTGGATCTCACAACATTTAAACTGGTAGATCAGCTGACAGGACATACGCTGGGCATCAGGGCTGATATCACCCCTCAAGTAGCGCGGATTGATGCGCATCGTATGCATGTGCAGGGGGCTAACCGTCTATGCTATTGCGGTTCGGTGCTACATACTTATCCGGCTAATATGCTGGCATCAAGAAATCCTTTGCAGGTGGGTGCTGAGTTATATGGCCACGCGGGTATCGAAAGTGATATCGAAGTCATCTCTCTGATGATTGAAACTCTCTATGTGTCAGGTTTGAAAGATGAGTTAAGTTTAGATCTTGGGCATGTAGGTATATTTCAAGGCTTGATCGAAGAGGCTAGATTAGATCCGGCAGTGACTGCTCAATATATGGAGCTGCTGCAGCGTAAAGCGCTTCCAGAGTTAGATCAGTTTCTTAATGAGTTAGAGGCTGATGCTAGGCTTATCGATAAGCTGGCTGAGCTGCCTAAACTGAATGGGGGCATGGAAGTTTTAGTACGTGCCCGCAGGTTATTCGGTGAGTCTCACTCAATGATCACTGATGCTGTTACGTATTTGGAACGCTTGGCTGAAATGCTTCAGCGTCGCTACCCAAGTATTGATCTTTATTTTGATTTGGGCGAGTTGCGCGGCTACAACTACCATACGGGCGTTGTTTTTTCCGCGCTAACGCCGGTCTTTGGTCAGGCCGTCGCTAAAGGTGGTCGCTATGATGCGATCGGTAAAGATTTTGGTCGAGCGCGCCCTGCGACAGGGTTTAGTGCAGATTTGAAAACGTTGGCAAGCCTTGCATCAGGCGATCAGAAGTTGCGTTCAGCGATTCTGGCTCCGGCTGACGATGATATGGCCTTAATGGCTATGATGCAGAATCTACGCTCTCAAGGTGAGAGAGTGGTTCAACAGTTACCAGGTGATGCTGCGCAAAACGCAGTGGCTTTCAATCGGAAACTGGTCAAACAGGGTGAAGAGTGGGTCGTTGCGGCTCTGTAA
- a CDS encoding DUF2065 domain-containing protein, giving the protein MSPEFWYELAIAFCLVLVLEGILPFLYPQRWRRMVEQLARTDDHVLRIIGLMSMLAGVIGLYIIH; this is encoded by the coding sequence ATGTCTCCTGAGTTCTGGTATGAGTTAGCGATCGCTTTTTGTTTAGTGTTGGTACTAGAAGGTATTTTGCCCTTTTTGTATCCCCAGCGCTGGCGAAGAATGGTCGAGCAGTTGGCGAGAACCGACGATCACGTTTTAAGAATAATCGGATTGATGAGTATGTTGGCTGGTGTGATTGGGCTTTACATCATTCATTAA
- the hflC gene encoding protease modulator HflC, whose product MSGKSLFTVILAGFIVLVASKSVYIVKETERAVKLQFGEIVEPDIKPGWHVKIPFVNTIRKFDGRVLTLDGRPQAFLTIEKKRLIVDAFIKWKINSVETYYTATSGDEFRAADLLSTRVENELRNQFGARTLNEVVSGEREQVMTDAIKRLNQVAESELGIRIVDVRVKRVELPPEVSNSVYERMRTEREREARELRSRGFELAEGIRADADRQKTVIVAEAYREAEGLRGEGDAQAAAIYADAYSRDSEFYSFTRSLRAYTESFGNGGDVMLLKPDSEFFRYLSNSKGDQ is encoded by the coding sequence ATGAGTGGTAAGTCGTTATTTACCGTCATTCTGGCGGGATTCATTGTGCTAGTTGCCTCTAAATCGGTTTATATCGTTAAAGAGACCGAGCGAGCGGTGAAACTGCAGTTTGGTGAGATTGTTGAGCCTGATATCAAGCCAGGCTGGCATGTGAAGATCCCATTCGTTAACACGATCCGTAAGTTTGATGGACGTGTGTTGACGTTAGATGGGCGTCCGCAGGCTTTTTTAACCATAGAAAAGAAACGATTGATTGTTGATGCGTTCATTAAATGGAAGATCAATAGCGTAGAAACCTACTACACGGCAACATCGGGTGACGAATTCCGTGCAGCAGACCTACTTTCTACACGTGTTGAGAATGAGTTACGTAACCAGTTTGGTGCACGTACTTTGAACGAGGTAGTATCGGGTGAGCGAGAGCAGGTTATGACGGACGCTATTAAGCGTTTGAATCAAGTTGCAGAAAGCGAGCTAGGTATCAGGATCGTTGATGTCCGGGTTAAACGTGTCGAGCTGCCACCAGAGGTGTCTAACTCAGTGTATGAGCGTATGCGCACAGAGCGTGAGCGTGAAGCACGTGAACTGCGTTCTCGCGGTTTTGAGCTTGCCGAAGGTATTCGCGCAGATGCTGATCGCCAGAAAACAGTTATTGTGGCGGAAGCTTATCGTGAAGCTGAAGGTCTTCGTGGTGAGGGTGATGCACAAGCAGCGGCTATCTATGCAGATGCGTACAGTCGAGATTCGGAGTTCTACTCTTTTACGCGTAGCTTAAGGGCTTACACTGAGTCTTTCGGTAATGGTGGCGATGTAATGTTACTTAAGCCAGACAGTGAGTTCTTTAGGTATCTGAGTAACTCCAAAGGTGATCAATAG
- the hflK gene encoding FtsH protease activity modulator HflK translates to MAWNEPGGNGDNQDPWGGGDNNRSRKGNRGNDQGPPDLDEALRKLQDKLNDIFGGTGQKRGGGDGSGGSSSSGGGAFVWVAVVVALLVWAGMGVYTVDQQERGVVLRLGKFYETVNPGLQWNPPLIDEVMIVNTTRVRTHDHQALMLTEDENIVDVAMSTQYVVSDPKAYQLNVRDPDGSLSHAAESALRHVVGSSEMHSILTEGRESLAVDVQARLQSYMVDYKTGISITQVNIKNAQAPSQVQDAFDDVIKAREDEQRVKNQAQSYANGIVPEARGTAQRMLEEASAYREQVVSKAEGESKRFLALLAEYEKAPDVTRERLYLDTMQDVLAKNPKVLMDVEGGNNMMYLPIDKLIQGGNERQSTSSVAPRNLRLDDQSLRNVTNQVIDQIRQQQTSSTRREGRQ, encoded by the coding sequence ATGGCTTGGAATGAGCCTGGCGGTAATGGCGATAACCAGGATCCTTGGGGTGGTGGTGATAACAACCGAAGCCGCAAGGGCAACCGTGGTAACGATCAGGGGCCGCCGGATCTTGATGAGGCGCTACGTAAGCTTCAGGATAAACTAAACGATATCTTTGGCGGCACTGGCCAAAAACGTGGTGGCGGTGATGGAAGCGGTGGTTCATCCAGCTCAGGCGGTGGAGCCTTTGTCTGGGTAGCGGTCGTTGTTGCACTGCTTGTTTGGGCGGGTATGGGTGTTTACACGGTCGACCAACAAGAGCGTGGTGTCGTACTCAGGTTGGGTAAATTCTATGAAACGGTCAATCCGGGTCTGCAATGGAACCCTCCTTTAATTGACGAAGTTATGATTGTGAATACGACGCGAGTGCGTACGCATGATCACCAAGCGTTAATGTTGACTGAGGATGAAAACATCGTCGACGTTGCAATGAGTACGCAGTATGTGGTTTCTGACCCGAAAGCGTATCAGTTAAATGTGCGTGATCCAGACGGCAGTTTGTCTCATGCGGCAGAGTCTGCTTTGAGGCATGTGGTCGGCTCTTCAGAGATGCACTCCATCTTAACGGAAGGTCGTGAAAGCTTGGCAGTGGATGTTCAGGCACGTTTGCAAAGCTACATGGTCGATTACAAAACCGGTATATCTATCACGCAGGTCAATATTAAGAATGCTCAGGCACCTAGTCAGGTACAGGACGCATTTGATGATGTTATCAAGGCGCGAGAAGATGAACAGCGTGTGAAAAACCAAGCGCAATCCTATGCTAATGGTATCGTTCCTGAGGCGCGTGGTACCGCCCAGCGTATGCTTGAAGAAGCGAGTGCTTATCGTGAGCAGGTCGTATCAAAAGCAGAAGGTGAATCTAAGCGATTCTTGGCTTTATTAGCTGAGTATGAAAAAGCACCGGATGTAACCCGCGAACGTCTTTATTTGGATACCATGCAAGATGTGTTGGCTAAGAACCCTAAAGTGCTCATGGACGTTGAAGGTGGCAATAATATGATGTATTTGCCAATTGACAAGCTAATACAGGGTGGTAATGAGCGCCAAAGTACTTCTTCAGTTGCGCCACGTAACTTGCGATTGGATGACCAGTCCTTGAGGAATGTGACTAATCAGGTGATCGATCAAATTCGTCAGCAACAAACCAGTTCAACCCGCAGGGAGGGTAGACAATGA
- the hflX gene encoding ribosome rescue GTPase HflX encodes MFFERPESGEKAILVHMDMRDEAIQESPRELEELALTAGADPVEFLTGSCQKITSKFFIGTGKLDELKQLVQMHQAELVIFNHALSPAQERNIEREIQCRVLDRTGLILDIFAQRARTHEGKLQVELAQLEHMSTRLVRGWTHLERQKGGIGLRGPGESQLETDRRLLRARIKMIHSRLEKVRKQREQGRRSRQRAEVPTISLVGYTNAGKSTLFNKLTSAEVYVANQLFATLDPTLRRVDLEDVGPAIFADTVGFIRHLPHKLVESFRATLQETTDATLLLHVIDAHDEERQGHIDEVENVLKEIGAEDVPLLQVYNKIDMMPGQLARIDRNNDGEPVKVWLSAATGEGSALLLQAISERLSDDIFHETLSLKPKEGQLRAHLYAQGAVLSERVDEHGDMHLEVRLQRKDLLQMLSRLGMPTEQYRIAEVY; translated from the coding sequence TTGTTTTTTGAACGTCCAGAGTCTGGTGAAAAGGCCATACTCGTTCATATGGATATGCGCGACGAGGCTATCCAAGAATCACCACGCGAGCTCGAAGAGCTCGCTTTAACCGCCGGAGCTGATCCTGTAGAGTTTTTAACAGGCAGTTGTCAAAAGATCACCTCTAAGTTTTTTATTGGGACAGGCAAATTAGATGAGTTGAAGCAGTTGGTTCAGATGCATCAAGCTGAATTGGTTATTTTTAATCATGCTTTATCACCTGCCCAAGAACGTAATATCGAACGAGAAATCCAGTGTCGAGTACTTGATAGAACAGGCTTGATATTAGATATTTTTGCGCAGCGTGCTCGTACTCATGAGGGTAAGTTGCAGGTGGAGCTTGCTCAGCTTGAGCATATGTCTACTCGATTAGTGCGAGGCTGGACGCATTTAGAGCGCCAAAAAGGTGGTATTGGTCTGCGAGGACCAGGCGAAAGCCAGCTTGAAACCGACCGTCGCCTGCTACGTGCGCGCATTAAAATGATTCATTCGCGCCTTGAAAAGGTACGTAAGCAGCGTGAGCAAGGCCGTCGTTCTCGACAACGCGCTGAGGTTCCTACGATTTCCCTTGTTGGTTATACCAATGCAGGTAAATCTACCCTTTTTAATAAACTGACTTCAGCTGAGGTCTATGTAGCGAACCAGCTGTTTGCAACATTGGACCCTACGCTACGACGTGTTGATTTGGAGGATGTAGGGCCAGCTATCTTTGCTGACACGGTTGGGTTTATTCGTCATCTGCCGCATAAATTGGTCGAATCGTTTCGAGCAACGCTGCAAGAGACGACGGACGCTACCTTGTTGTTGCATGTGATCGACGCCCATGATGAAGAGCGTCAAGGGCATATCGATGAAGTAGAAAATGTACTGAAAGAGATTGGTGCAGAAGATGTTCCCTTGCTACAGGTGTACAATAAGATAGATATGATGCCGGGGCAGCTGGCAAGGATAGATCGCAATAACGATGGAGAGCCGGTTAAGGTTTGGCTTTCAGCTGCAACGGGCGAAGGCTCAGCACTGCTTTTGCAAGCGATAAGTGAGCGTTTGTCGGATGATATCTTCCATGAGACGCTATCCTTGAAGCCTAAGGAAGGTCAGTTAAGGGCTCATCTGTATGCGCAAGGCGCTGTACTAAGTGAGCGAGTCGATGAACACGGCGATATGCATCTGGAAGTAAGATTACAGCGTAAAGACTTACTACAGATGCTAAGCCGGTTGGGTATGCCGACTGAACAATATAGGATTGCTGAGGTCTATTAA
- the hfq gene encoding RNA chaperone Hfq, whose product MSKGQSLQDPYLNVLRKERVPVSIFLVNGIKLQGQIESFDQFVILLKNTVSQMVYKHAISTVVPARPVKLPQPDETQPD is encoded by the coding sequence ATGTCAAAAGGGCAATCATTACAAGACCCTTATTTAAACGTTCTGCGTAAAGAACGTGTTCCCGTGTCCATTTTCTTGGTTAATGGTATTAAATTGCAGGGTCAGATCGAATCTTTCGATCAATTTGTTATCCTGCTAAAAAATACGGTCAGCCAAATGGTCTACAAACACGCCATTTCAACGGTTGTGCCAGCGCGCCCGGTAAAATTACCGCAGCCTGATGAGACTCAACCTGACTGA